A part of Prionailurus viverrinus isolate Anna chromosome E1, UM_Priviv_1.0, whole genome shotgun sequence genomic DNA contains:
- the CARD14 gene encoding caspase recruitment domain-containing protein 14 isoform X7: MEPLPSWRASSSTTLTCTPWSPGCSPKGTSATSVLYLLKQELEREKMSSSHERDCRERSPQMADGLGPGDKELTRLKEENEKLRSLTFSLAEKDILEQNLDEALEGTQTLVERIHSLRQRAVAAERQRKQYWEEKEQTLLQFQRTKVDCDIYKEKIGALQGQLLELQRERDQAYSARDAARMEISQSLTEKDALRRKVFELTDQVWELHHRLHRPQAESLRGDLSTAPVLAPAGGRRASSEAPGNLRKLSCAEQPVARLWQPEQEARAREPCPKGKQRLVRMLAICPRDDSDRSFTESQLCSDLSATSSRELVDSFRSSSPMPPSQQSLYKRAAEDFWEDPWSFSSFPETLQVDRGPSPGAKAGAADLDYEIVDPAELADCDSLQPSSGGLSVSASSVPVRRRPARKILSQVTVLAFQGDELLEQISVIGGNLTGIFIHRVTPGSAADEMALRPGTQIMTVDYEATEPSFKATLEDTTLEQAVGLLRRVNGFCCLSVKVNMEGYKKLVQDLEAKVATSGDSFYIRVNLALEARAVGELQVQCNDILHVTDTMFRGRGCWHAHRVGPYSTKGTERGSIPNYARAQQLLIALIQRSTIACKQSSGGAQKLVRIVSVDRTKASPVCSSSEGALSERSRPKEPSTTCFWAETCFTLVPYSLVRPHRPSRPRPVLFVPRVVGRILSEKLCLLQGFRKCPAEYLSQEEYDASSQRGDIIQEKEASGGRYWVTRRAIESLMEKNTHALLDVRLDSVRALHRSEIFPIIVHISVNEKAAKKLKKALQRLNTSEQQLLEAGRQEEGELDEAPCLYSSLAPDGWSDLETLLGCVRLAIADEQKKVVWTEKSPR, from the exons CTGTACCTGCTGAAGCAAGAGCTAGAACGCGAGAAGATGTCTTCTTCCCACGAGCGGGACTGTCGAGAGCGTTCCCCGCAGATGGCCGACGGCCTGGGGCCCGGGGACAAGGAGCTGACCCGCCTGAAGGAGGAGAACGAGAAGCTCCGGTCGCTGACGTTCAGCCTG GCGGAGAAGGACATCCTGGAACAGAACCTGGACGAGGCCCTGGAGGGCACACAGACGCTGGTGGAGCGTATCCACTCCCTGAGGCAGCGGGCCGTGGCCGCCGAGAGGCAGCGGAAACAG TActgggaggagaaggagcagaCCTTGCTGCAGTTCCAGAGGACTAAGGTCGACTGTGACATCTACAAGGAGAAGATCGGCGCCCTACAGGGCCAGTTGCTGGAGCTGCAGCGAGAGCGAGACCAG GCCTACTCGGCGAGAGACGCGGCCCGGATGGAGATTTCGCAGAGCCTGACAGAGAAGGACGCCCTCCGCAGGAAAGTGTTTGAACTGACAGACCAGGTCTGGGAGCTGCACCATCGGCTTCACCGGCCGCAGGCCGAGTCCCTTCGAGGG GATCTGTCCACAGCTCCAGTTCTGGCACCGGCCGGGGGGCGGAGAGCCtcttcagaggcacctgggaaCTTG AGGAAACTCTCCTGCGCCGAACAGCCTGTGGCCCGTCTTTGGCAGCCTGAGCAGGAAGCCAGAGCCCGGGAGCCGTGTCCGAAGGGGAAGCAGCGGCTCGTGCGCATGTTGGCCATCTGTCCGCGGGATGACAGTGACCGCAGCTTCACCGAG tCTCAGCTCTGCTCTGACCTGAGCGCCACATCCAGCCGTGAGCTGGTGGACAGCTTCCGGTCCAGCAGCCCCATGCCTCCCAGTCAGCAGTCCCTGTACAAGCGGGCCGCAGAGGACTTCTGGGAAGACCCCTGGTCTTTCAG CAGCTTCCCAGAAACCCTGCAGGTGGACCGGGGACCCTCCCCAGGGGCTAAGGCAGGTGCTGCAGACCTGGATTATGAGATTGTAGACCCGGCAG AACTTGCCGACTGTGACAGCCTGCAGCCATCCTCCGGGGGCCTCTCCGTCTCAGCCAG CAGCGTCCCGGTGCGGAGGAGGCCGGCCCGCAAGATCCTGAGCCAGGTCACCGTGCTGGCCTTCCAGGGGGACGAGCTGCTGGAGCAGATAAGTGTCATTGGCGGCAACCTCACAGGCATCTTCATTCACCGGGTCACCCCAGGCTCCGCGGCAGACGAGATGGCCTTGCGCCCGGGCACCCAGATCATGACG GTGGATTACGAGGCAACAGAGCCCTCGTTCAAGGCCACCCTGGAGGACACAACCCTGGAGCAGGCCGTCGGACTTCTCCGGAGGGTGAACGGCTTCTGCTGCCTGTCTGTGAAGGTCAACATGGAGG GTTATAAGAAGTTGGTCCAGGACCTGGAGGCCAAAGTGGCTACCTCGGGGGACTCCTTCTACATCCGGGTCAACCTGGCCCTGGAGGCGAGGGCGGTGGGGGAGCTGCAGGTGCAATGCAACGACATCCTGCATGTCACCGACACCATGTTCCGGGGCCGCGGCTGCTGGCACGCCCACCGCGTGGGCCCCTATAGCACGAAGGGCACCGAGAGGGGCAGCATCCCCAACTATGCACG GGCTCAGCAGCTGCTCATTGCTCTGATCCAGCGAAGCACCATCGCCTGCAAG cAGTCTTCCGGGGGAGCCCAGAAGCTGGTCCGCATCGTCAGCGTGGACAGAACCAAGGCCAGCCCCGTGTGCTCGTCCTCTGAGGGGGCACTGTCGGAGCGCAGCAGGCCGAAAG AGCCCTCCACCACGTGCTTCTGGGCCGAGACCTGCTTCACCCTGGTGCCCTACAGCCTGGTGCGTCCCCACAGGCCCAGCCGGCCCCGGCCCGTGCTCTTCGTGCCCAGGGTGGTCGGCAGGATCCTGAGCGAGAAGCTGTGTCTCCTCCAGGGGTTTAGGAAGTGCCCAGCAG AGTACTTGAGCCAGGAGGAATACGATGCCTCCAGCCAGAGGGGGGACATCATCCAGGAGAAGGAGGCATCCGGTGGCCGCTACTGGGTAACCCGCAGGGCCATTGAGTCCCTCATGGAGAAG AACACCCACGCCCTCCTGGACGTCCGGCTGGACAGCGTCCGTGCCCTCCACAGGTCGGAGATCTTCCCCATCATCGTCCACATCTCCGTCAACGAGAAGGCGGCCAAGAAACTCAA GAAGGCCCTGCAGCGGCTCAACACCTCGGAGCAGCAGCTCCTGGAGGCGGGCAGGCAGGAGGAAGGCGAGCTGGACGAAGCGCCCTGTCTGTACAGCAGCCTGGCCCCCGATGGCTGGAGTGACCTGGAAACCCTGCTCGGCTGTGTCCGCTTGGCCATCGCGGACGAGCAGAAGAAGGTTGTGTGGACAGAGAAGAGCCCCCGCTGA
- the CARD14 gene encoding caspase recruitment domain-containing protein 14 isoform X8 gives MSSSHERDCRERSPQMADGLGPGDKELTRLKEENEKLRSLTFSLAEKDILEQNLDEALEGTQTLVERIHSLRQRAVAAERQRKQYWEEKEQTLLQFQRTKVDCDIYKEKIGALQGQLLELQRERDQAYSARDAARMEISQSLTEKDALRRKVFELTDQVWELHHRLHRPQAESLRGDLSTAPVLAPAGGRRASSEAPGNLRKLSCAEQPVARLWQPEQEARAREPCPKGKQRLVRMLAICPRDDSDRSFTESQLCSDLSATSSRELVDSFRSSSPMPPSQQSLYKRAAEDFWEDPWSFSSFPETLQVDRGPSPGAKAGAADLDYEIVDPAELADCDSLQPSSGGLSVSASSVPVRRRPARKILSQVTVLAFQGDELLEQISVIGGNLTGIFIHRVTPGSAADEMALRPGTQIMTVDYEATEPSFKATLEDTTLEQAVGLLRRVNGFCCLSVKVNMEGYKKLVQDLEAKVATSGDSFYIRVNLALEARAVGELQVQCNDILHVTDTMFRGRGCWHAHRVGPYSTKGTERGSIPNYARAQQLLIALIQRSTIACKQSSGGAQKLVRIVSVDRTKASPVCSSSEGALSERSRPKEPSTTCFWAETCFTLVPYSLVRPHRPSRPRPVLFVPRVVGRILSEKLCLLQGFRKCPAEYLSQEEYDASSQRGDIIQEKEASGGRYWVTRRAIESLMEKNTHALLDVRLDSVRALHRSEIFPIIVHISVNEKAAKKLKKALQRLNTSEQQLLEAGRQEEGELDEAPCLYSSLAPDGWSDLETLLGCVRLAIADEQKKVVWTEKSPR, from the exons ATGTCTTCTTCCCACGAGCGGGACTGTCGAGAGCGTTCCCCGCAGATGGCCGACGGCCTGGGGCCCGGGGACAAGGAGCTGACCCGCCTGAAGGAGGAGAACGAGAAGCTCCGGTCGCTGACGTTCAGCCTG GCGGAGAAGGACATCCTGGAACAGAACCTGGACGAGGCCCTGGAGGGCACACAGACGCTGGTGGAGCGTATCCACTCCCTGAGGCAGCGGGCCGTGGCCGCCGAGAGGCAGCGGAAACAG TActgggaggagaaggagcagaCCTTGCTGCAGTTCCAGAGGACTAAGGTCGACTGTGACATCTACAAGGAGAAGATCGGCGCCCTACAGGGCCAGTTGCTGGAGCTGCAGCGAGAGCGAGACCAG GCCTACTCGGCGAGAGACGCGGCCCGGATGGAGATTTCGCAGAGCCTGACAGAGAAGGACGCCCTCCGCAGGAAAGTGTTTGAACTGACAGACCAGGTCTGGGAGCTGCACCATCGGCTTCACCGGCCGCAGGCCGAGTCCCTTCGAGGG GATCTGTCCACAGCTCCAGTTCTGGCACCGGCCGGGGGGCGGAGAGCCtcttcagaggcacctgggaaCTTG AGGAAACTCTCCTGCGCCGAACAGCCTGTGGCCCGTCTTTGGCAGCCTGAGCAGGAAGCCAGAGCCCGGGAGCCGTGTCCGAAGGGGAAGCAGCGGCTCGTGCGCATGTTGGCCATCTGTCCGCGGGATGACAGTGACCGCAGCTTCACCGAG tCTCAGCTCTGCTCTGACCTGAGCGCCACATCCAGCCGTGAGCTGGTGGACAGCTTCCGGTCCAGCAGCCCCATGCCTCCCAGTCAGCAGTCCCTGTACAAGCGGGCCGCAGAGGACTTCTGGGAAGACCCCTGGTCTTTCAG CAGCTTCCCAGAAACCCTGCAGGTGGACCGGGGACCCTCCCCAGGGGCTAAGGCAGGTGCTGCAGACCTGGATTATGAGATTGTAGACCCGGCAG AACTTGCCGACTGTGACAGCCTGCAGCCATCCTCCGGGGGCCTCTCCGTCTCAGCCAG CAGCGTCCCGGTGCGGAGGAGGCCGGCCCGCAAGATCCTGAGCCAGGTCACCGTGCTGGCCTTCCAGGGGGACGAGCTGCTGGAGCAGATAAGTGTCATTGGCGGCAACCTCACAGGCATCTTCATTCACCGGGTCACCCCAGGCTCCGCGGCAGACGAGATGGCCTTGCGCCCGGGCACCCAGATCATGACG GTGGATTACGAGGCAACAGAGCCCTCGTTCAAGGCCACCCTGGAGGACACAACCCTGGAGCAGGCCGTCGGACTTCTCCGGAGGGTGAACGGCTTCTGCTGCCTGTCTGTGAAGGTCAACATGGAGG GTTATAAGAAGTTGGTCCAGGACCTGGAGGCCAAAGTGGCTACCTCGGGGGACTCCTTCTACATCCGGGTCAACCTGGCCCTGGAGGCGAGGGCGGTGGGGGAGCTGCAGGTGCAATGCAACGACATCCTGCATGTCACCGACACCATGTTCCGGGGCCGCGGCTGCTGGCACGCCCACCGCGTGGGCCCCTATAGCACGAAGGGCACCGAGAGGGGCAGCATCCCCAACTATGCACG GGCTCAGCAGCTGCTCATTGCTCTGATCCAGCGAAGCACCATCGCCTGCAAG cAGTCTTCCGGGGGAGCCCAGAAGCTGGTCCGCATCGTCAGCGTGGACAGAACCAAGGCCAGCCCCGTGTGCTCGTCCTCTGAGGGGGCACTGTCGGAGCGCAGCAGGCCGAAAG AGCCCTCCACCACGTGCTTCTGGGCCGAGACCTGCTTCACCCTGGTGCCCTACAGCCTGGTGCGTCCCCACAGGCCCAGCCGGCCCCGGCCCGTGCTCTTCGTGCCCAGGGTGGTCGGCAGGATCCTGAGCGAGAAGCTGTGTCTCCTCCAGGGGTTTAGGAAGTGCCCAGCAG AGTACTTGAGCCAGGAGGAATACGATGCCTCCAGCCAGAGGGGGGACATCATCCAGGAGAAGGAGGCATCCGGTGGCCGCTACTGGGTAACCCGCAGGGCCATTGAGTCCCTCATGGAGAAG AACACCCACGCCCTCCTGGACGTCCGGCTGGACAGCGTCCGTGCCCTCCACAGGTCGGAGATCTTCCCCATCATCGTCCACATCTCCGTCAACGAGAAGGCGGCCAAGAAACTCAA GAAGGCCCTGCAGCGGCTCAACACCTCGGAGCAGCAGCTCCTGGAGGCGGGCAGGCAGGAGGAAGGCGAGCTGGACGAAGCGCCCTGTCTGTACAGCAGCCTGGCCCCCGATGGCTGGAGTGACCTGGAAACCCTGCTCGGCTGTGTCCGCTTGGCCATCGCGGACGAGCAGAAGAAGGTTGTGTGGACAGAGAAGAGCCCCCGCTGA